A single genomic interval of Microbacterium sp. BLY harbors:
- a CDS encoding tetratricopeptide repeat protein, which produces MSEISPAALRGAVDLSSLRNRPSGAAGAAPVSAGGPVTDVVVDATDENFGQVLELSRTVPVVVDLWAEWCGPCKQLSPIIEKVTRELGGRVLLAKVDVDANPQLAQSFRAQSIPMVVALIAGQPVPMFTGAVPEQQVRDVFAQLLQVAAQNGVTGTLPMGDAESGDAAAPAEPELPPLHAEAYAAIERGDYRAAITAYEKALAENPRDEEAIAGLGQVRLLDRVQGLDLQQARAAAADAPLDVQAQFNVADLDLAGGHVDDAFGRLLDLFSQLPSDERAPVRERLVELFGLIGAGDPRVVAARNRLSSLLF; this is translated from the coding sequence GTGAGCGAGATCTCTCCCGCCGCCCTGCGCGGTGCCGTCGACCTGTCGAGCCTGCGCAACCGTCCGTCCGGTGCCGCGGGTGCCGCGCCCGTCTCCGCCGGTGGCCCCGTCACCGATGTGGTGGTCGACGCCACCGACGAGAACTTCGGCCAGGTCCTCGAGCTCTCGCGCACGGTTCCGGTCGTCGTCGATCTGTGGGCCGAGTGGTGCGGGCCGTGCAAGCAGCTCAGCCCCATCATCGAGAAGGTGACGCGCGAGCTCGGTGGTCGCGTGCTCCTCGCCAAGGTGGATGTCGACGCCAACCCGCAGCTCGCGCAGAGCTTCCGGGCGCAGTCGATCCCGATGGTCGTCGCGCTGATCGCCGGGCAGCCGGTGCCGATGTTCACCGGGGCCGTCCCCGAGCAGCAGGTGCGCGACGTCTTCGCCCAGCTGCTGCAGGTGGCGGCGCAGAACGGCGTCACCGGCACGCTGCCGATGGGCGACGCCGAGTCCGGCGACGCCGCGGCACCTGCCGAACCGGAGCTGCCGCCGCTGCACGCCGAGGCGTACGCCGCGATCGAGCGCGGTGACTATCGTGCGGCGATCACCGCGTACGAGAAGGCACTAGCGGAGAACCCGCGGGACGAAGAGGCGATCGCCGGTCTCGGGCAGGTGCGCCTGCTCGACCGGGTGCAGGGCCTCGACCTGCAGCAGGCGCGAGCCGCCGCGGCCGACGCGCCCCTCGACGTCCAGGCCCAGTTCAACGTGGCCGACCTCGACCTCGCCGGGGGCCACGTGGACGACGCCTTCGGACGTCTGCTCGATCTGTTCTCCCAGCTGCCCTCCGATGAGCGCGCACCGGTGCGCGAGCGCCTCGTCGAGCTCTTCGGGCTCATCGGCGCAGGCGACCCGCGCGTCGTGGCTGCGCGGAACCGCCTCTCCTCGCTGCTGTTCTGA
- the glgB gene encoding 1,4-alpha-glucan branching protein GlgB, whose product MSRIDDTATADWEAVAAGQHHDPHAVLGAHPTKDAAGRTITTIRVRRPLAEAVEAVFGDGSRLPLVHAAHGIWEGTHPGPSLPYRVATRYRDEEETVAGDPYRHAPTLGELDLHLIAEGRHERLWEVLGAHPRTHGDEQGVSFAVWAPDATAVRVAGDHNGWNGETHALRSLGASGIWELFVPDLAVGTRYKYQIRTRSGAWILKADPMAQAAQVPPETASVVTASSYTWQDGAWMTRRAATHAVAQPLSVYEVHVGSWRGGLGYREMADPLIAHVQETGFTHVEFMPLAEHPFGGSWGYQVSGYYAPTSRYGSPDDLRYLIDRLHRAGIGVILDWVPGHFPKDEFALARFDGQPLYEHPDPRRGEHQDWGTLIFDYGRPEVRGFLVANALYWFEEFHVDGLRVDAVASMLYLDYSRREGEWEPNIHGGRENLEAIRFLQEVNATAYRLHPGILMIAEESTSFPGVTAPTDHAGLGFGFKWNMGWMNDSLQYIGRDPMYRAHHEGEMTFSFVYAFGENYVLPISHDEVVHGKGSLLSKMPGDHWHKLANARAFLGYMWGHPGKKLLFMGQEFGQLAEWSEGRELDWWLRDQPSHAQLQDFVAAMNGVYRVQAPLWERDSDGSGFTRLGAPSWDPSVIAFERRDSHGGRLVVVSNFAGVERTGYRLGMSRAGVWQEILNSDAAVYGGRGSGNLGMVVAESGDAEAPTASLTLPALSTIWLRHQPEPHVPTVNNG is encoded by the coding sequence ATGAGCCGCATCGACGACACCGCGACGGCGGACTGGGAGGCCGTCGCGGCCGGACAGCACCACGACCCGCATGCCGTTCTCGGCGCTCATCCCACGAAGGACGCCGCGGGTCGCACCATCACCACGATCCGCGTGCGACGTCCTCTCGCGGAAGCAGTCGAGGCCGTCTTCGGCGATGGCAGCCGCCTCCCCCTCGTCCACGCCGCACACGGCATCTGGGAAGGCACGCATCCTGGGCCCTCGCTCCCCTACCGGGTCGCGACCCGCTACCGGGATGAGGAGGAGACCGTCGCCGGCGACCCCTATAGACACGCGCCCACGCTCGGCGAACTCGACCTCCACCTGATCGCCGAAGGACGCCACGAACGCCTCTGGGAGGTGCTGGGGGCGCACCCGCGCACGCACGGCGACGAGCAGGGAGTCTCTTTCGCGGTCTGGGCGCCCGACGCCACGGCCGTCCGCGTCGCGGGCGACCACAACGGCTGGAACGGCGAGACCCATGCCCTCCGTTCCCTCGGCGCCAGCGGCATCTGGGAACTTTTCGTGCCCGACCTGGCGGTCGGCACGCGCTACAAGTACCAGATCCGCACGCGGAGCGGTGCCTGGATCCTCAAAGCCGACCCGATGGCACAGGCTGCCCAGGTCCCGCCCGAGACCGCATCGGTCGTGACCGCGTCCTCGTACACCTGGCAGGACGGCGCGTGGATGACCCGGCGTGCCGCGACCCATGCCGTCGCTCAGCCCCTGTCGGTGTACGAGGTGCACGTCGGCTCCTGGCGCGGTGGATTGGGCTACCGCGAGATGGCCGACCCGCTCATCGCCCATGTGCAGGAGACCGGCTTCACCCACGTCGAGTTCATGCCGCTGGCCGAGCATCCCTTCGGCGGCTCCTGGGGCTATCAGGTGAGCGGGTACTACGCGCCGACGAGCCGCTACGGCTCCCCCGATGACCTCCGGTACCTCATCGATCGGCTGCACCGCGCCGGCATCGGCGTGATCCTGGACTGGGTGCCGGGGCACTTCCCGAAGGACGAGTTCGCCCTGGCGCGGTTCGACGGTCAGCCGCTGTACGAGCACCCCGACCCTCGTCGCGGCGAGCACCAGGACTGGGGCACGCTGATCTTCGATTACGGCCGGCCGGAGGTCCGCGGCTTCCTCGTCGCGAACGCGCTCTACTGGTTCGAGGAGTTCCACGTCGACGGGCTGCGCGTGGACGCCGTGGCGTCGATGCTGTACCTCGACTACTCGCGCCGGGAGGGCGAGTGGGAGCCGAACATCCACGGCGGACGCGAGAACCTCGAGGCGATCCGGTTCCTCCAGGAGGTCAATGCGACCGCATACCGTCTGCACCCCGGGATCCTGATGATCGCCGAGGAGTCCACCAGCTTCCCGGGGGTCACGGCGCCGACCGATCACGCCGGCCTCGGCTTCGGGTTCAAGTGGAACATGGGCTGGATGAACGACTCGTTGCAGTACATCGGGCGCGATCCGATGTACCGGGCCCATCACGAGGGCGAGATGACGTTCTCGTTCGTGTACGCGTTCGGGGAGAACTACGTCCTTCCCATCAGCCACGACGAGGTCGTGCACGGCAAGGGGAGCCTGCTGTCGAAGATGCCGGGCGACCATTGGCACAAGCTCGCCAATGCCCGGGCCTTCCTCGGGTACATGTGGGGACATCCCGGCAAGAAGCTCCTGTTCATGGGACAGGAGTTCGGGCAGCTCGCCGAGTGGTCGGAGGGACGGGAGCTGGACTGGTGGCTCCGCGACCAGCCGTCGCACGCCCAGTTGCAGGACTTCGTCGCCGCGATGAACGGCGTGTACCGGGTGCAGGCACCGCTGTGGGAGCGCGACAGTGACGGCTCAGGGTTCACCCGCCTCGGGGCGCCGAGCTGGGACCCGTCGGTCATCGCCTTCGAGCGACGCGACTCCCACGGCGGCCGCCTCGTGGTGGTCAGCAACTTCGCCGGAGTCGAGCGCACCGGCTACCGCCTCGGCATGTCCCGGGCGGGCGTGTGGCAGGAGATCCTCAACTCCGACGCCGCCGTGTACGGGGGACGCGGCTCGGGGAACCTCGGAATGGTGGTCGCGGAGTCCGGTGACGCAGAGGCACCGACCGCTTCCCTCACGCTGCCGGCACTGTCCACGATCTGGCTGCGTCACCAGCCGGAACCGCACGTGCCCACCGTGAACAACGGCTGA